Proteins from one Roseofilum reptotaenium CS-1145 genomic window:
- the mreD gene encoding rod shape-determining protein MreD codes for MVKQLLDRLASLGRLVNISLTGLSILLCALIMFTRLPGMELLGIGVNWALVWVVVWSLKRNAWQGAIAGLGLGLLQDALTSPYPLLENGVVNASPTHMLGLVLVGFLTGKFQKDRYFQEDFISVALLTFGMTLLAETVIALQLVLIGDRDFSSIWLAHQQIALCSAILSSLWAPVIYVPMNLFWERFWPNN; via the coding sequence GTGGTAAAACAATTGCTCGATCGCCTGGCTTCTTTGGGCCGTTTGGTTAATATTAGCCTAACGGGTTTGTCTATCCTGTTGTGTGCCCTGATTATGTTTACCCGATTACCGGGTATGGAGTTGTTGGGAATTGGGGTAAATTGGGCATTGGTGTGGGTGGTGGTTTGGAGTCTGAAGCGCAATGCTTGGCAAGGGGCGATCGCCGGTTTAGGCTTAGGTTTACTCCAAGATGCCCTCACCTCTCCCTATCCTCTCTTGGAAAATGGGGTGGTTAATGCCTCACCCACTCATATGCTGGGATTGGTTTTAGTCGGATTTTTGACGGGTAAATTCCAAAAAGATCGGTATTTCCAAGAGGATTTTATTTCGGTGGCTCTACTCACCTTCGGGATGACACTGTTGGCGGAGACGGTGATTGCGCTTCAGTTGGTGTTGATTGGCGATCGCGATTTCTCCAGTATTTGGTTAGCTCATCAACAAATTGCTCTATGTTCAGCCATTCTCAGTAGCCTTTGGGCCCCAGTAATTTATGTGCCCATGAATTTGTTTTGGGAGCGCTTCTGGCCGAATAACTAA
- a CDS encoding AAA-like domain-containing protein, with protein sequence MTSFEKALLFIEQRWRRKTGKHLSPIQKAILHGSWEEEAIPYHQIAVQENYSSQYIQQVAAPYIWRILSDILGEPVSKKSFTSVVKNYLATRNRNSGLLEVPGDRLSLDSELYISRPIEQLAFQILSHAGGALSLVGSRKMGKTSLMIRLVHRARQENLTVIPLSLEQVDPQFLENLDQFLRWLIYELYHRLNLSLSEGDFSRDGLGCKGLSTHLLEHLLKQIHSPLVVVLDQFDLLFNNLSISIDFLRLLNYWYEASGYGLPESNAWQKLRFILVTSTDIYAELNLKSSPIQMGQSIKMPYFTTLEVDELTRRFRLQLTSSEVEELMQLTGGHPYLVGLSLYAISGHYLSFKTFLKDSVDGELIFDKHLHFYGQILQRNSTLLRGFQEVVQAQEAVRLSPFLEFQLESLGLVKLGKNGVTVANGLYRRYFGDRL encoded by the coding sequence ATGACCAGTTTTGAGAAAGCTTTGCTGTTTATTGAACAACGGTGGCGACGGAAAACAGGTAAGCATTTAAGTCCTATTCAAAAAGCCATTCTCCACGGTTCCTGGGAAGAGGAAGCAATTCCTTATCATCAAATTGCAGTTCAGGAAAATTATTCCTCCCAGTATATTCAACAAGTGGCCGCTCCTTATATATGGCGTATCTTATCGGACATTTTAGGGGAACCGGTTAGCAAAAAAAGTTTTACTTCTGTAGTAAAGAATTACCTGGCGACCAGAAATCGAAACAGTGGTTTACTTGAGGTTCCTGGCGATCGCTTATCTCTTGACTCTGAGTTGTATATTAGTAGACCTATAGAGCAACTGGCTTTTCAAATCCTGTCTCATGCAGGAGGGGCTTTAAGTCTTGTTGGCTCTAGGAAAATGGGGAAAACCTCTCTGATGATTCGACTTGTGCATCGAGCAAGACAAGAAAACCTGACAGTTATTCCCTTAAGCCTGGAACAGGTTGACCCACAGTTTTTAGAGAATCTAGATCAGTTTCTACGATGGCTGATTTATGAGTTATATCATCGATTGAACCTGTCACTTTCTGAAGGCGATTTTTCTAGGGATGGGTTAGGCTGTAAAGGATTATCGACTCATTTACTAGAACACTTACTAAAGCAAATCCATTCCCCTTTAGTGGTTGTACTTGATCAGTTTGATTTATTATTCAATAATCTTTCAATTTCGATTGATTTCTTACGCTTGCTGAATTACTGGTATGAAGCTTCAGGATACGGATTGCCAGAAAGTAATGCTTGGCAAAAATTACGATTTATATTAGTGACGAGTACAGATATTTATGCTGAACTTAATCTTAAAAGTTCTCCTATACAAATGGGGCAATCGATTAAAATGCCTTACTTTACAACGTTAGAAGTAGATGAGCTGACACGCCGTTTTAGGCTACAACTTACCTCTTCTGAAGTTGAAGAATTAATGCAGCTTACAGGAGGACATCCTTATTTAGTAGGCTTGAGTTTATACGCTATTTCTGGACATTATCTCAGTTTCAAGACTTTTTTGAAAGATAGTGTTGATGGAGAGCTGATCTTCGACAAACACTTACATTTCTATGGGCAAATTCTCCAAAGAAATAGTACTCTCTTGCGTGGTTTTCAAGAGGTCGTTCAAGCTCAAGAAGCTGTAAGATTATCTCCATTTCTAGAGTTTCAGCTTGAAAGCTTGGGTCTGGTGAAGTTGGGAAAGAATGGGGTAACAGTAGCGAATGGGTTATATCGTCGGTATTTTGGCGATCGCCTTTAG
- the cheB gene encoding chemotaxis-specific protein-glutamate methyltransferase CheB, translating to MRIAIAHHGAIATATLQRMLEGVADYQVIWTASDGAEAVVKCHQNRPDLILMDLDLPAINGVEATRQIMKQSPCAILIVTANAKQKVAQVYAAIEQGAIDAVDRPVLSGVTPNSADRLLSKVAKVGKLLKPTPSKSFHSLPKRSPPLVAIGASTGGPKALATILSQLPVNFRGAIVIVQHVDAQFSSGLVDWLRQQTPLPVRIAASGDRLLSGTVLVAGTNDHLYLKPNLTLAYTRDPRHNPYRPSVDVFFKSLAQHYTHQGIAVLLTGMGRDGAEGLQLLKGQGWHTIAQDRHSCVVYGMPKAAIELEAAIEVLSLDAIPKGIMSRMGRWGIVR from the coding sequence ATGAGAATTGCAATTGCTCATCATGGGGCGATCGCCACGGCTACGCTGCAACGGATGTTAGAGGGTGTGGCTGACTACCAAGTGATTTGGACAGCATCGGATGGAGCAGAAGCAGTGGTTAAATGCCATCAAAACCGGCCGGATTTAATCTTAATGGATCTGGATTTGCCGGCGATCAATGGTGTAGAAGCAACCCGGCAAATTATGAAACAGTCCCCCTGTGCCATTCTCATCGTGACTGCAAATGCTAAACAAAAGGTGGCTCAAGTTTATGCTGCCATAGAACAGGGGGCGATCGATGCAGTTGATCGACCGGTTTTGAGTGGCGTAACCCCCAATAGTGCTGATCGGTTGCTCTCTAAAGTCGCTAAAGTGGGTAAACTTCTCAAACCTACTCCCTCAAAATCCTTCCATTCCCTCCCAAAACGATCCCCTCCCTTAGTAGCCATTGGAGCGTCAACAGGTGGGCCGAAAGCCTTAGCCACGATCCTTTCACAACTCCCGGTTAACTTTAGAGGCGCTATTGTTATTGTTCAGCATGTGGATGCCCAATTTTCCAGTGGCTTAGTAGACTGGTTGCGACAACAAACCCCCTTACCGGTCAGAATAGCAGCGAGCGGCGATCGCCTGCTCTCCGGAACAGTTCTCGTTGCTGGTACAAACGATCACCTCTACCTCAAACCCAACTTAACGCTTGCCTACACCCGAGATCCCCGCCATAACCCCTATCGTCCTTCTGTAGATGTATTTTTTAAGAGCCTCGCTCAACACTATACCCATCAAGGTATCGCGGTCTTACTGACTGGAATGGGTCGAGATGGGGCAGAAGGATTACAGTTACTCAAGGGCCAAGGTTGGCACACCATTGCCCAAGATCGACACAGTTGTGTGGTTTACGGAATGCCGAAAGCGGCTATAGAGTTAGAGGCGGCGATCGAGGTTTTATCCCTAGATGCTATTCCCAAAGGGATCATGTCCCGGATGGGGAGATGGGGAATAGTTAGATGA
- a CDS encoding ribonucleoside-diphosphate reductase subunit alpha translates to MMQPTLSITDHTPHTTPIHVIKRNGTLAALDVTKIRAVVEWACSGTQANPIPLEAGLTTRLRNGVTTREIQENLINCSLELCSPTEPDWRYVAGRLHMWSLWKDTLAGRGYQYGDYPQTVARKVAANEYDERILTYTPDELEIADSWINPDWDTDYDYAGATLLTKRYLLKDELPQEAYLTCALLLASVEEPQNRLKWAKKFYEAIAQRKISLATPILANLRIPGGSLSSCFITAMDDNLESIYETLTDTARISKNGGGVGVNVSRIRATGSWVMGKSNASGGVVPWIKLLNDTAIAVNQGGRRAGAVTVSLDIWHLDALEFLEMQTENGDQRRKAYDIFPQLVIADEFMRRVIAKQDWTLVDPYEVKNKLGIDLPTLWGEEFEQAYKTIEAEVGRTLNLYNRINAREFFKTIMRTQVETGMPYLAFKDTINRANPNSHQGYIPGVNLCCESFSNVSPGIEAHCCNLNSLNFATLEIEELPDICQTAVRMLDNTIEITHPPFSASKTHNQKYRTIGVGAMGLADWLAKRQLSYEDLPQMSHLFEEMGYWCTHASMELAKERGAYNSFAGSQWSKGNLIGAKPVDWFRENSEQPQRWEQLSQDIQTYGIRNSHITAIAPNTSSSLVQGCTASILPTYSRFFYDKWAKGSVPIAPPFITNSFWYYQENKHLEQKKVVAAVSTIQQWIDTGISMELLFNLNTGIYFQDEPERTLKAKDIFETLIMAWEQKCKAVYYVRTVQRDDFKEGLTDCSSCAN, encoded by the coding sequence ATGATGCAACCAACTCTCTCCATAACAGACCATACTCCTCACACAACCCCGATTCATGTGATTAAGCGAAACGGAACTCTTGCAGCTCTAGATGTCACTAAGATTCGCGCTGTTGTAGAGTGGGCTTGTTCGGGAACCCAGGCTAATCCTATTCCTTTAGAGGCTGGATTAACGACTCGTCTACGCAATGGGGTGACGACTAGGGAAATTCAGGAAAACCTCATTAATTGTAGCTTAGAGTTGTGTTCTCCGACAGAACCGGATTGGCGTTATGTGGCGGGACGGCTGCATATGTGGAGTCTGTGGAAAGATACTCTAGCGGGTAGGGGCTATCAATATGGCGATTATCCGCAAACAGTGGCTCGTAAGGTAGCAGCGAATGAATATGATGAGCGAATTTTAACCTATACTCCCGATGAATTAGAAATTGCGGACAGTTGGATTAATCCCGATTGGGATACGGATTATGATTATGCTGGGGCAACACTGTTAACTAAGCGGTATTTGCTCAAGGATGAGTTGCCGCAAGAAGCGTATCTGACTTGTGCTCTGCTGCTCGCGTCGGTGGAGGAACCCCAAAACCGCTTGAAGTGGGCGAAAAAGTTTTATGAGGCGATCGCCCAACGGAAAATTTCCCTGGCTACCCCCATCTTAGCTAACCTGCGAATTCCTGGGGGTTCTCTGTCGAGTTGCTTCATTACTGCCATGGATGACAACCTAGAGAGCATTTACGAAACCTTAACCGATACTGCCCGCATCTCCAAAAATGGTGGCGGCGTAGGGGTAAACGTGAGCCGTATTCGGGCAACGGGATCTTGGGTAATGGGTAAATCCAATGCTTCTGGAGGAGTGGTACCGTGGATTAAATTGCTTAATGATACAGCGATCGCCGTGAACCAAGGCGGAAGACGGGCGGGTGCAGTTACCGTCAGCCTCGATATTTGGCATTTGGATGCCTTGGAATTCCTAGAAATGCAAACCGAAAACGGGGATCAACGACGCAAAGCCTATGACATTTTCCCCCAATTGGTGATTGCAGACGAATTCATGAGACGGGTTATTGCCAAACAAGACTGGACGTTAGTCGATCCCTATGAAGTGAAAAACAAGCTGGGCATCGATCTGCCCACACTCTGGGGTGAAGAGTTTGAGCAAGCTTATAAAACCATTGAAGCGGAAGTTGGCCGTACCCTGAACCTGTATAACCGGATTAATGCCAGGGAATTCTTTAAGACGATCATGCGTACCCAGGTAGAGACGGGTATGCCTTATCTGGCATTCAAAGATACCATTAACCGCGCTAACCCCAACTCGCATCAAGGCTACATTCCCGGCGTTAATCTCTGTTGTGAATCCTTTAGCAATGTCAGTCCTGGGATTGAGGCTCATTGTTGCAACTTGAATAGTCTCAATTTTGCTACCTTAGAGATAGAGGAATTACCTGACATTTGCCAAACGGCAGTACGGATGTTAGATAATACCATCGAAATTACCCATCCTCCGTTCTCAGCCAGTAAAACCCATAATCAGAAATATCGCACTATTGGTGTAGGAGCTATGGGATTAGCCGATTGGTTAGCCAAACGCCAGCTCTCCTATGAAGACTTGCCCCAAATGAGTCATTTATTTGAAGAGATGGGCTATTGGTGTACCCATGCATCCATGGAATTAGCTAAAGAGCGTGGTGCTTATAATAGCTTTGCTGGGAGTCAGTGGAGTAAAGGAAATTTAATTGGTGCTAAACCAGTAGATTGGTTTCGCGAAAACTCTGAACAGCCCCAGCGTTGGGAACAATTGTCACAGGATATCCAAACATACGGCATTCGCAATTCCCATATTACGGCGATCGCCCCCAACACCTCCTCTTCCCTCGTCCAAGGTTGCACCGCCAGTATTCTTCCCACCTATAGCCGCTTCTTCTACGATAAATGGGCAAAAGGCAGCGTACCCATTGCTCCCCCATTTATTACTAATTCCTTTTGGTACTACCAAGAAAACAAACACTTGGAACAGAAAAAAGTAGTAGCTGCTGTCTCCACTATTCAGCAATGGATTGACACCGGTATTTCTATGGAACTCCTCTTCAATTTGAATACTGGTATCTATTTTCAGGATGAACCCGAACGCACTCTCAAAGCCAAAGATATTTTTGAAACCTTAATCATGGCTTGGGAGCAAAAATGTAAAGCGGTATACTATGTCCGAACCGTACAACGGGATGACTTTAAAGAAGGATTAACGGATTGTAGTTCTTGCGCCAATTAA
- the mreC gene encoding rod shape-determining protein MreC, protein MYIRQIRRWWERHWLNLVLMVVGLGLAVYVRQTQGTLVFELYGRLVEPFQGNPPQQEQLATARVLELEAKVEELEQQNSRLKQLIDYQEQSNREGVIAPIIGRSADHWWKQITLGRGSLDGIEKDYIVTGTGGLVGRVISVTENTSRVLLLSDPTSRLGATIRVGKDRSYMGILHGRGQSKAVMEFFDKVPEVKPGYKVFTSPYSPRFQSGLLVGIVESVDLKKSPAPEAQVRFSAPIGHLEWVMVSEGKPAVDLELNELNE, encoded by the coding sequence ATGTATATACGTCAAATTCGTCGCTGGTGGGAAAGACATTGGTTAAACTTAGTGCTGATGGTGGTTGGCCTAGGTTTGGCGGTTTATGTGCGGCAAACTCAAGGTACTTTGGTGTTTGAACTCTATGGCCGTCTGGTAGAACCCTTCCAAGGAAATCCCCCTCAACAAGAACAGTTAGCAACGGCACGGGTGCTGGAGTTAGAAGCGAAAGTGGAAGAACTCGAACAGCAAAATAGCCGATTAAAGCAGTTAATTGACTATCAGGAACAGTCAAATCGGGAAGGGGTGATTGCTCCCATTATTGGCCGCAGTGCGGATCATTGGTGGAAGCAAATTACTCTGGGCCGAGGGAGTTTGGATGGGATTGAGAAGGATTATATTGTTACGGGTACTGGAGGCTTGGTCGGCCGGGTCATTAGTGTCACGGAAAATACCAGTCGAGTGTTACTCTTAAGCGATCCCACTAGTCGGTTAGGGGCAACCATTCGAGTGGGAAAAGACCGCAGTTATATGGGAATCTTGCATGGCAGGGGCCAAAGTAAGGCGGTGATGGAGTTTTTTGATAAGGTTCCGGAAGTGAAACCGGGATACAAGGTGTTTACCTCCCCCTATTCTCCTCGCTTTCAATCGGGTTTATTGGTTGGGATTGTTGAGTCAGTAGATTTGAAAAAAAGTCCTGCTCCAGAGGCACAAGTTCGGTTTTCGGCTCCCATTGGTCATTTAGAGTGGGTCATGGTTTCTGAGGGTAAACCGGCTGTGGATTTGGAGTTGAATGAGTTAAATGAGTAG
- a CDS encoding SIMPL domain-containing protein: MHPIYKSSSTSGQGWGRWSILPLALGVIGFSVVMGNFYTPKPVNAQEQQQLLQTLTVTGRGIEQIPTTLTRVNLGVQVQGKTAQEVQAQVARQSSAVVNLLQERQVERLETTGIRLTPNYSYSDRTQRLIGYTATNTVSFRIDTSKAGSLIDDAVQAGATRIDGISFIATDEALAAAQQVALRQATADAQKQAQIVLDALNLTSRGIVSVQINHASAPSPIQLDRGNFARAESAPSPVIGGEQQVEASVTLNIRY; encoded by the coding sequence ATGCATCCAATTTACAAATCCAGTTCTACATCTGGCCAAGGTTGGGGACGTTGGTCTATCTTGCCTTTGGCTCTAGGGGTAATAGGGTTTTCAGTAGTGATGGGAAACTTCTATACTCCCAAACCCGTTAATGCTCAGGAACAACAGCAACTGCTGCAAACCTTAACGGTAACTGGAAGAGGGATAGAACAGATTCCAACTACCCTAACTAGGGTCAATTTAGGGGTACAGGTTCAGGGAAAAACTGCCCAAGAGGTACAAGCACAAGTGGCTCGACAGTCTTCAGCGGTGGTGAACTTACTGCAAGAGCGTCAAGTGGAGCGCCTGGAAACAACGGGTATTCGGTTAACACCGAATTATAGTTATAGCGATCGCACTCAACGCTTAATCGGTTACACTGCCACCAACACTGTGAGCTTTCGCATCGACACTTCTAAAGCCGGTAGCCTCATTGATGACGCAGTACAAGCAGGAGCCACTCGTATTGATGGGATTAGCTTTATTGCTACTGATGAAGCCCTTGCCGCAGCCCAACAAGTTGCCCTCCGTCAAGCCACCGCTGATGCTCAAAAACAAGCCCAAATCGTTCTAGATGCCCTCAATCTTACCTCTCGTGGTATTGTTAGTGTTCAGATTAATCACGCCAGCGCGCCCTCTCCTATCCAGTTGGATCGAGGAAACTTTGCACGAGCAGAATCTGCCCCAAGCCCAGTTATCGGGGGTGAGCAACAGGTAGAAGCCTCGGTTACCCTAAACATTCGATATTGA
- a CDS encoding PEP-CTERM sorting domain-containing protein → MNATKTLAITAATSIFALVATQPSAQAYRLFFGEDLNNGWASSTPLSSTPKASAAQNDFLSGLVGSRTETFEGFSKGTKGPLNLDFGAAGVATLKGNRHVTEQASGTADFGRYAISGQKYWEAQSDSGRFSIDFSQEVAAFGFNAVDVGDFGGQLSLTLNLANGGQKTVIVPNTKGFDGSTSGSALYFGLIAENDDELINSVSFNMTTPPLIMTPENVSPEGSFEDFIAFDNLTIASKAQVVAKTPEPASVLGLLAVGAMGAVAGLKRKAN, encoded by the coding sequence ATGAATGCAACTAAAACCTTAGCAATTACAGCTGCAACCTCTATTTTCGCTCTCGTTGCGACTCAGCCTTCCGCTCAAGCCTATCGCCTCTTCTTTGGAGAAGACTTAAACAATGGTTGGGCCTCTTCTACCCCCTTATCCAGCACTCCTAAGGCTTCCGCAGCCCAAAACGACTTTCTCTCTGGGCTAGTCGGTTCGCGAACAGAAACTTTTGAAGGCTTTTCTAAGGGTACAAAAGGGCCACTTAATCTTGATTTTGGCGCAGCGGGAGTAGCCACATTAAAAGGAAATAGACATGTTACAGAACAGGCATCTGGCACAGCAGACTTCGGTCGTTATGCCATCTCTGGCCAAAAATATTGGGAAGCTCAGTCCGATAGTGGTAGATTTTCGATTGACTTTAGTCAAGAGGTAGCAGCATTTGGCTTTAATGCTGTAGATGTTGGCGACTTTGGCGGTCAACTGTCCCTGACTCTAAATTTGGCTAATGGCGGTCAAAAAACTGTAATAGTTCCTAATACCAAAGGCTTCGATGGTAGTACCAGTGGTTCAGCGTTATACTTTGGACTCATTGCTGAAAACGATGATGAACTGATTAATAGTGTCTCGTTCAACATGACTACTCCACCACTCATCATGACTCCCGAAAATGTTTCCCCCGAAGGGTCGTTTGAGGATTTTATTGCCTTTGACAATCTGACCATTGCTAGTAAGGCACAAGTGGTAGCCAAGACTCCTGAGCCAGCTTCTGTCCTGGGCTTATTAGCTGTAGGTGCTATGGGCGCAGTCGCTGGACTCAAACGTAAAGCGAACTAG
- a CDS encoding rod shape-determining protein, which yields MGVFSRFSRDMGIDLGTANTLVYVSGKGIVLQEPSVVAIDTETKAPLAVGDDAKKMLGRTPGNVTTFRPLRDGVIADFDTAELMLKHFIERVHEGKQGLIPPRMVIGIPSGVTGVERRAVMEAASQAGARDVYLIDEPVAAAIGAGLPVAEPTGNMIIDIGGGTTEVAVLSLQGTVISESVRVAGDELNESIIQYMKKVHNLTIGERTAEDIKIQIGSAYPTPEIDEGAMDVRGLHLLSGLPRTVSIKAGEIRESMSEPLSMIIDAVKRTLERTPPELAADIIDRGIMLAGGGALLQGLDTLVSHETGIVTHVAADPLSCVVLGTGRVLENFKQLERVFSARSRM from the coding sequence GTGGGCGTATTTAGTCGATTTTCAAGAGATATGGGTATCGATCTCGGTACTGCAAATACATTAGTTTATGTATCGGGCAAGGGAATTGTGTTGCAAGAGCCATCGGTGGTGGCGATAGACACGGAAACCAAAGCACCTTTGGCAGTTGGGGATGATGCAAAGAAAATGCTAGGTCGGACTCCAGGAAATGTAACGACATTTCGACCCTTGCGGGATGGAGTCATTGCCGATTTCGACACGGCTGAACTGATGCTTAAGCATTTTATCGAACGGGTGCATGAAGGTAAACAGGGATTGATCCCCCCACGGATGGTAATTGGCATTCCTTCAGGTGTTACCGGGGTAGAGCGTCGAGCGGTGATGGAAGCCGCTTCCCAAGCGGGGGCGCGGGATGTATATTTAATAGATGAACCCGTAGCGGCGGCGATCGGAGCCGGCTTACCGGTGGCTGAACCGACGGGGAATATGATTATTGATATCGGGGGCGGAACCACAGAGGTTGCCGTTTTGAGTTTACAAGGTACGGTAATTAGTGAGTCAGTGCGTGTCGCTGGTGATGAACTGAATGAATCGATTATTCAGTATATGAAAAAAGTCCACAATTTAACCATTGGGGAACGGACTGCCGAAGATATCAAAATTCAAATTGGTTCAGCCTATCCCACCCCAGAGATTGATGAAGGGGCAATGGATGTTCGGGGGTTGCATTTACTGTCAGGTTTGCCCAGAACCGTTAGCATTAAGGCGGGTGAAATTCGCGAGAGTATGTCAGAGCCGTTATCGATGATTATTGATGCGGTAAAGCGGACACTAGAGCGGACTCCTCCAGAATTAGCGGCTGATATTATCGACCGAGGGATTATGTTAGCTGGGGGTGGCGCACTGCTTCAGGGTTTGGATACTCTGGTGAGCCATGAAACGGGAATTGTGACCCATGTGGCAGCAGATCCTTTGAGTTGTGTGGTTTTGGGCACGGGCCGAGTTTTGGAAAACTTTAAGCAGTTAGAACGGGTTTTTAGTGCGCGATCGCGCATGTAA
- a CDS encoding single-stranded DNA-binding protein encodes MDLNVVHLVGRVGMDPDVKYFESGAVKCRLTLAVNRPTRRTDEPDWFNLNLWGKTAQLAANYVRKGRQIGVIGRLEINQWQDYTTQAQRSSPIITVDRLEFLGSKRDEETQGMHSEF; translated from the coding sequence ATGGATCTCAATGTTGTACATTTAGTGGGTCGTGTTGGTATGGACCCAGATGTGAAGTATTTTGAGTCAGGTGCGGTCAAATGCAGACTGACGCTGGCTGTCAATCGTCCCACCCGACGAACAGATGAACCGGATTGGTTTAATCTAAATCTTTGGGGCAAAACGGCTCAACTGGCAGCCAACTACGTCCGTAAGGGCAGACAGATTGGGGTCATTGGTCGATTAGAGATTAATCAGTGGCAAGATTATACGACTCAAGCCCAGCGATCGAGTCCCATTATTACAGTAGATCGCTTAGAGTTTTTAGGATCTAAACGAGATGAGGAAACACAAGGAATGCACAGCGAATTCTGA
- the hetL gene encoding heterocyst differentiation pentapeptide repeat protein HetL, with the protein MAIEQGWTTVVNLSELLERYNRGDRQFQGLDLKDIELVEIDFSDADFSGTDFRQARLGKSNFSGTKLNGVNLSEALLWGANLTQANLTQAILRDTDLSGAKLDQANLTRTNLIKASLCGATLKGANLSQAILLDADLRPTSDQPTNLEDVIFSEANLSYANLSQTILHRANLDRAILCRANLGLGRRLRGFQTDLREASLRYADLSYADLTGALLSHADLTGADLTGTILTDVDLGGALLP; encoded by the coding sequence GTGGCAATAGAACAAGGTTGGACAACTGTGGTAAATCTATCTGAACTACTAGAACGGTATAATCGAGGGGATCGCCAATTTCAAGGACTTGACCTCAAAGATATAGAATTAGTCGAGATCGATTTCTCTGATGCTGATTTTTCCGGCACAGATTTCCGACAAGCTCGACTGGGAAAAAGCAACTTTTCTGGCACTAAACTCAATGGGGTCAACCTCAGTGAAGCTTTACTCTGGGGAGCTAACTTAACGCAAGCTAACTTGACGCAAGCTATTTTACGCGATACAGATTTGAGTGGAGCAAAGTTAGACCAAGCCAATTTAACTCGTACTAATCTCATCAAAGCGAGCCTTTGTGGTGCAACGTTGAAAGGAGCTAACCTATCCCAAGCCATTCTGCTCGATGCAGATTTGCGTCCCACTTCTGACCAACCCACAAACTTAGAAGATGTTATCTTCTCAGAAGCTAACTTAAGCTACGCCAATCTCAGCCAAACGATTCTCCACCGAGCGAACTTAGATCGAGCCATTCTCTGTCGTGCCAATTTAGGATTAGGGCGAAGACTGCGAGGGTTTCAAACGGATTTACGAGAAGCGAGTCTGCGCTATGCTGACCTCAGTTATGCGGATTTAACCGGAGCGCTCTTAAGTCATGCGGACTTAACGGGAGCCGATCTCACCGGTACAATTTTGACAGATGTAGATCTTGGGGGAGCGTTGCTTCCATAG